One window of the Podospora pseudocomata strain CBS 415.72m chromosome 7, whole genome shotgun sequence genome contains the following:
- the ade1 gene encoding Bifunctional purine biosynthetic protein ADE1 (COG:F; EggNog:ENOG503NXWQ) gives MSSLRILLVGNGGREHALAWKLSQSPYVESIIAVPGNGGTAGLPKVTNTTAVKPNDYPGLVEFAKKNNINLVVPGPEAPLVDGIEGYFREAGIPVFGPSREAARMEGSKTFSKDFMKKHNIPTAAYENFSDYEKASEYLKTVKHNVVIKATGLAAGKGVILPQTQEEAQQGLKDIMQDKAFGDAGNEVVIEEFLVGDELSILSFCDGTTIKSLPAAQDHKRIGDGDTGLNTGGMGCYAPTKLATPELLARVEREILQPTIDGMRKDGFPFKGCLFTGLMIAPDGTPKVLEYNVRFGDPETQTVLPLLESDLAKIMYACAGPIPYLEDVPVKVSNKFSTTVVVAAPGYPESYPKNIPMQVSAAPQDITIFHAGTKLTGDVLVTDGGRVIAANAVGESLRAAVDKAYEGVKLINFDGMYYRNDIAHRAFRESEASGKLTYAQAGVSIDAGNELVDRIKAAVATTRRPGADAVIGGFGGEVDLSQAGFPGAPIVVGAIDGVGTKLIIAQKMNKHDTVGIDLVAMNVNDLVVQGAEPFMFLDYYGCSRLDVSVAASFVEGVAKGCLESGCALVGGETAEMPDLYTGDDYDAAGAAIGVMKAEQRLPRKDAMVEGDVLIGLTSSGVHSNGFSLVRKVVQKCGLEYTDACPWDGSKSVGEALLTPTKIYVKPLLKVLASEPGAAAVKGMAHITGGGLTENVPRMLPKHLSAEIDVAAWELPPVFKWLAESVEPAEMGRTFNTGIGMVVAVAAEGVEGVVKGLEEAGEKVYTLGRLTKRPEGGNGCELRNLESWA, from the coding sequence ATGTCGTCTCTTCGGATCCTGCTGGTCGGCAACGGTGGCCGCGAGCACGCCCTTGCCTGGAAGCTCTCCCAATCGCCATATGTGGAGTCCATCATCGCCGTTCCTGGCAACGGCGGCACCGCGGGGTTGCCCAAGGtgaccaacaccaccgccgttAAGCCCAACGACTACCCCGGCCTCGTCGAGTTCGCAAAGAAGAACAACATTAACCTCGTCGTCCCTGGCCCGGAGGCGCCCCTCGTCGACGGCATCGAGGGCTACTTCCGCGAGGCCGGCATCCCGGTCTTTGGCCCCTCCAGGGAGGCCGCGCGCATGGAGGGCAGCAAGACCTTTTCCAAGGACTTTATGAAGAAGCACAACATCCCGACTGCCGCCTACGAGAACTTTTCCGACTACGAAAAGGCTAGCGAGTATCTGAAGACTGTCAAGCACAATGTTGTCATCAAGGCCACTGGTTTGGCTGCTGGCAAGGGTGTTATCCTTCCCCAGACTCAGGAGGAGGCTCAGCAGGGTTTGAAGGATATCATGCAGGACAAGGCgtttggtgatgctggcaaCGAGGTCGTCATTGAGGAAtttttggttggtgatgagctgAGCATCCTGTCTTTCTGCGACGGTACCACGATCAAGTCCCTGCCTGCTGCCCAGGATCACAAGCGAATTGGCGATGGCGACACTGGGCTGAACACTGGCGGTATGGGATGCTATGCGCCCACTAAGCTCGCTACCCCTGAGCTCCTCGCTCGTGTTGAGCGCGAGATTCTTCAGCCTACCATTGATGGTATGCGCAAGGATGGCTTCCCCTTCAAGGGCTGCCTTTTTACTGGCCTGATGATTGCCCCTGATGGCACCCCCAAGGTGCTCGAGTACAACGTCCGCTTTGGCGACCCGGAGACTCAGACGGTTCTGCCATTGCTCGAGTCCGATCTCGCCAAGATCATGTACGCCTGCGCCGGCCCTATCCCCTACCTCGAGGACGTCCCCGTCAAGGTGTCCAACAAGTTTTCCACCAccgtggtggttgctgccCCTGGATACCCCGAGTCATACCCCAAGAATATCCCCATGCAGGTGTCAGCTGCTCCCCAAGATATCACCATCTTCCACGCTGGTACCAAGCTCACTGGTGACGTTTTGGTCACTGATGGTGGCCGTGTCATTGCTGCGAATGCTGTTGGCGAGTCTCTCCGTGCCGCTGTTGATAAGGCGTATGAGGGCGTCAAGCTCATCAACTTTGATGGCATGTACTACCGCAACGACATTGCTCACCGTGCTTTCCGTGAGTCAGAGGCTTCTGGCAAGCTCACTTATGCCCAAGCTGGTGTGAGCATCGATGCCGGAAACGAGCTTGTCGACCGCATCAAGGCTGCCGTGgccaccacccgccgccCTGGCGCCGACGCTGTGATCGGTGGCTTCGGTGGAGAGGTCGATCTCTCCCAGGCCGGTTTCCCCGGTGCACCCATCGTTGTCGGTGCCATCGACGGTGTCGGCACCAAGCTCATCATTGCCCAGAAGATGAACAAGCACGACACCGTTGGTATTGATCTCGTCGCCATGAACGTCAACGATCTTGTCGTCCAGGGTGCTGAGCCCTTCATGTTCCTCGATTACTACGGCTGCAGTCGCCTTGATGTGTCCGTTGCTGCTTCTTTCGTTGAGGGTGTTGCCAAGGGCTGCCTCGAGTCTGGCTGTGCTCTTGTTGGAGGTGAAACGGCTGAGATGCCTGACCTCTACACTGGCGATGACTACGATGCTGCCGGCGCCGCCATTGGTGTCATGAAGGCTGAGCAGCGTCTCCCCCGCAAGGATGCCATGGTTGAAGGCGATGTCCTCATCGGTCTTACTTCTTCTGGTGTTCACTCCAATGGTTTCTCTCTCGTCCGCAAGGTCGTTCAGAAGTGTGGCCTTGAGTACACAGATGCCTGCCCATGGGACGGCTCCAAGTCTGTCGGCGAGGCGCTTTTGACCCCCACGAAGATCTATGTCAAGCCTTTGCTCAAGGTTCTGGCTTCTGAGcccggtgctgctgctgtcaaggGTATGGCGCATAtcactggtggtggtctgaCTGAGAACGTCCCCCGCATGTTGCCCAAGCACCTCTCTGCTGAGATTGATGTCGCGGCGTGGGAGTTGCCGCCTGTGTTCAAGTGGCTTGCCGAGAGCGTTGAGCCCGCGGAGATGGGCAGGACGTTCAACACTGGTATTGGCatggtggttgctgttgctgctgagggtgttgagggtgttgttaaggggttggaggaggctggtgagAAGGTGTATACTTTGGGTAGGTTGACGAAGAGGCCGGAGGGTGGTAATGGGTGTGAGTTGAGGAATTTGGAGAGCTGGGCTTAG
- the YCG1 gene encoding chromosome condensation complex Condensin, subunit G (BUSCO:EOG09260LRX; EggNog:ENOG503NV3M; COG:B; COG:D), translating to MAPRATRSTRSSTAGGGATSRASTTATATSRSSPAVNYNIPEESPDNALRQQVAAVFRDAQRTTASHRKLAVTLRKMQEACCYEPTATKKTATTTNLGDFDEDDFNTEFVRCVLRVMPVKKSEGVGEKTVRFIGLFLRHAIDKDNEITGEADMDTSTMPETPATRLTTYLMVTILPLLQAKDKFVRYRSTQLISHIISSLDAIDDDLFQKLRSGLLKRIRDKEAMVRVQAVLGLGRLAGNEVEAEEDSEDSEGGGAGSGLLDKLLEVLQNDPSADVRRSLLVNLPILPKTLPFLLERARDQDAATRRSVYSRLLPALGDFRHLSLSMREKLLRWGLRDRDENVRKAAGRLFRERWIEDCAGTPPPAETGQPAEVSPPNLDALLELLERIDVINSGGENGIGLEAMKGFWEGRPDYREAMVFDDTFFETLSAESVFVCRTFNDFCRSEGNGKFEQLVEEKLPEVTKVAFYLERYIKVLIDAIKRAEEQEDLEEEEEEDTVEQEFIAEQLLHIALTLDYSDEVGRRKMFSLLRQTLSIPELPDEVTKLTVNVLRDICAPDAAGEKEFCSIVLEAVADVHDTIVDEPPASENDNDDESFHSAQSEVSTPDGDTTPTKSSKNKNVPALSEEEAAKKAIKEIMINMKCLHIVQCMLANVTGDLQQNDHLVSMLNNLVVPAVRSHEAPVRERGLVCLGLCSLLDRSLAEENLTLFMHFFSKGHTALQITALNILTDILNVHGSQLLSANPTLLKVYIKALRSGARHPEVQASATVAVSKLLLGRVISDHDFSAELLKTLVVAYFEPASSDNQSVRQALNYFLPVFCYSRAENQDLMRIVALDALHTLYNVREGLEDDDADVDEEMVSLATIGACLVDWTDPRKCYYPGKEEGVEGERKNVNADVHLEFARGILERLSGSVPREEKKIIAALLGKLYVSPASSEELTRDIYALVCEAVENGLLTDATSRNSLYKLHVGLGKIVNQLDAAAVAAQMNSAEGQVQRYRRSVSRASSVGLGSVAGAGAGNNAGREGSVVSSRAGSVIKEEDEEEEEATVVLSRTEPVMKSIEEDDAEEDGDDKSLVSELLDEDEEDEGEDTL from the exons ATGGCCCCCCGAGCAACAAGATCAACccgctcctccaccgccggcggcggcgccaCCTCCCGCGCCagcacaacagcaacagccacctcccgctcctccccAGCCGTAAACTACAACATCCCCGAAGAAAGCCCCGACAACGCCCTCCGACAGCAAGTCGCCGCCGTCTTCCGCGACGCCCAGcgcaccaccgcctcccaccGCAAGCTAGCCGTCACCCTCCGCAAGATGCAGGAAGCCTGCTGCTATGAGCCAACGGCTACCAAGAAAACTGCCACGACTACCAACCTCGgcgactttgacgaggatgacttCAACACCGAGTTTGTCCGCTGCGTTCTGCGCGTCATGCCCGTCAAGAAGTCGGAAGGGGTAGGCGAGAAGACGGTCAGGTTCATTGGGCTGTTTTTGCGGCATGCGATTGACAAGGACAATGAGATTACGGGCGAGGCGGATATGGATACTAGTACTATGCCTGAGACGCCTGCTACGAGACTCACGACGTATCTGATGGTTACGATTTTGCCGTTGCTGCAAGCGAAGGACAAGTTTGTGAGGTATCGGTCGACGCAGTTGATTTCACACATTATCAGCTCGCTGGATGcgattgatgatgatttgtTTCAGAAGCTGAGgtcggggttgttgaagaggattCGGGACAAGGAGGCCATGGTAAGGGTGCAGGCTGTGCTCGGGTTGGGGAGACTGGCGGGGAATGAGGtcgaggctgaagaagattcGGAGGATagcgaggggggtggtgcggGCAGTGGTCTCTTGGATAAGTTGCTGGAGGTGTTGCAGAACGATCCTAGCGCTGATGTCAGGAGGTCGCTTTTGGTGAATCTGCCTATTCTGCCCAAGACGTTGCCTTTTCTGCttgagagggcgagggatcAAGAtgcggcgacgaggaggtcgGTGTACTCGCGGCTGCTTCCCGCGCTGGGTGATTTTAGGCACTTGTCACTTTCGATGAGGGAGAAGCTGCTCCGATGGGGCTTGCGCGACAGAGATGAGAACGTCCGTAAGGCGGCCGGTCGTCTGTTCCGTGAGCGCTGGATCGAGGATTGCGCGGGGACGCCACCGCCTGCTGAGACCGGTCAGCCGGCTGAGGTTTCACCCCCTAACCTCGACGCGCTCCTTGAGTTGTTAGAGCGTATCGATGTCATCAACTCTGGTGGCGAGAACGGCATCGGTCTTGAAGCCATGAAGGGTTTCTGGGAAGGTCGTCCAGACTACAGAGAAGCCATGGTCTTTGACGACACCTTCTTTGAGACTCTGAGCGCCGAGTCCGTCTTTGTCTGCCGAACCTTCAACGACTTTTGCCGCAGCGAGGGCAACGGCAAGTTTGAGCAGCtcgtcgaggagaagctccCCGAAGTCACCAAAGTAGCCTTCTACCTCGAGCGCTACATCAAGGTCCTGATCGACGCCATCAAGCGTGCCGAAGAGCAGGAAGAccttgaagaggaagaggaggaggacacggTGGAGCAGGAGTTCATAGCAgaacagctcctccacatcGCCCTCACACTCGACTACTCTGATGAAGTCGGTCGTCGCAAGAtgttctccctcctccgacaGACCCTCTCCATTCCCGAACTCCCTGACGAGGTGACTAAGTTGACTGTCAACGTCCTCCGCGACATTTGCGCCCCTGACGCTGCCGGGGAAAAAGAATTCTGCTCCATCGTCCTCGAAGCCGTAGCCGACGTGCACGACACCATCGTCGACGAGCCGCCCGCGAGCGAGAACGATAACGACGATGAATCGTTCCACTCGGCTCAGTCAGAGGTGTCCACCCCCGACGGCGACACCACCCCGACCAAATCctccaagaacaagaacgTCCCTGCGCtgtccgaggaggaggcggccaagaaaGCGATCAAGGAGATCATGATCAACATGAAGTGCTTGCATATCGTGCAGTGCATGCTCGCCAACGTGACGGGCGATCTCCAGCAAAACGACCACTTGGTTTCAATGCTTAACAATCTTGTTGTGCCAGCTGTCCGTTCCCACGAGGCGCCTGTGCGGGAGAGGGGTCTGGTCTGTCTGGGTTTGTGTTCGTTGTTGGATAGGTCGCTAGCGGAGGAGAATTTGACGCTCTTTATGCACTTTTTTAGCAAGGGGCATACGGCGCTGCAGATTACGGCGCTGAACATCTTGACGGACATTTTGAATGTGCATGGGTCACAGCTGTTGTCTGCTAACCCTACACTGTTGAAGGTCTACATCAAGGCTTTGAGGTCGGGGGCGAGGCATCCTGAGGTGCAGGCTTCTGCTACGGTGGCGGTGTCGAAGTTGCTGCTTGGGAGGGTGATTTCTGATCATGACTTTTCCGCGGAGCTGCTCAAGACGTTGGTTGTGGCGTACTTTGAGCCGGCGAGCAGTGACAACCAGTCTGTCAGGCAGGCGCTGAATTATTTCCTGCCGGTGTTTTGCTACAGTCGGGCGGAGAATCAGGACTTGATGAGGATTGTTGCGCTGGATGCGCTGCACACGTTGTATAATGTGAGggaggggctggaggatgatgacgcggatgtggatgaggagatggtgagtTTGGCGACGATTGGCGCTTGCTTGGTGGACTGGACGGATCCGAGGAAGTGTTACTACCcgggcaaggaggagggggtggagggggagaggaagaatgtGAATGCGGATGTGCATTTGGAGTTTGCGAGGGGgattttggagaggttgTCTGGGAGTGTGCCGA gagaggaaaagaagattATTGCTGCGCTGCTTGGCAAACTTTATGTGTCTCCGGCCTCAAGTGAGGAGCTCACTAGAGACATCTATGCCCTGGTTTGTGAGGCTGTTGAGAATGGTCTTTTGACTGATGCGACGAGTCGGAACTCGCTGTACAAATTGCATGTTGGGCTTGGCAAGATTGTCAACCagcttgatgctgctgctgtggcggcgCAGATGAACTCGGCTGAAGGTCAGGTACAGAGGTACAGGAGGAGCGTTAGCAGGGCTAGTTCTGTTGGGCTGGGGAGTGtggccggtgctggtgctggaaaCAATGCTGGAAGGGAGGGCTCAGTTGTTTCATCCAGGGCGGGGAGCgtcatcaaggaggaggatgaagaggaggaggaggcgacgGTTGTGTTGAGCAGGACGGAGCCGGTGATGAAGAGtattgaggaagatgatgcggaggaggatggagatgatAAGAGTTTGGTCAGTGAGttgctggatgaggatgaggaagatgagggtgaggacACTCTGTGA
- the NOP4 gene encoding RNA recognition motif-containing protein (EggNog:ENOG503NUS9; COG:A; BUSCO:EOG09260XQV) yields the protein MGADKKRQREDGPVEATTSSTDQSSSNPNKRPRVDKNRSLFVRSLPPSATSESLTNFFSQHYPVKHATVVLDPKTKTSRGYGFVSFADPEDAIEAKIKLNNELLDGRRLRLDIAQPRLRDAAKASTEVAARVVTEKRQREEELAEQRKAPKLIIRNLPWSIKSSEQLAKLFQPFGKIKFADLPNSKGKLSGFGFVTLRGRKNAEKALEAINGKEIDGRTVAVDWAVDKQTWEQHKEEEEGGEETKTEKKKAKKAKKEEEKEEEEDPNMTQEDRDLANFFKNYGKNLEDEVEDDDEDVNSEDEDEDDDEEKDSDEEMDEDGDAEFEDASDDEEEEAEPEKKLSTDNSTTVFIRNLPYTATDEQLKAHFETFGAVRYARVVKERGTDRPAGTGFVCFFNHDDYVSCLKGAPRRPAPTLAKHSVLQDETLDPEGTYTLDGRILQVAPAVDKSEAARLQEMSASKKDKDKRRLFLLQEGQIPASSPVFRTLSDQEIKMREASAKQRKKLIESNPALHISLTRLAVRNIPANMDSKALKALAREAVVGFAKDVKEGKRAPLSKEENLRGGEQDKEAERHRKEKGKGVVKQAKIVFETVQGSKIDEKKAEGGGKSRGYGFIEYTSHRWALMGLRWLNGHAMKSEAGKTSRLIVEFAIENANVVQRRRQHEQKIREEGPRAPGSRAEREKRERERERGRKNRWERKEEKKRPDTWNKSSKGKKSAVPKEEKGKAEPQTKEGKKNAEAKLAMRTKIVARKREMRKKKAELRGEK from the coding sequence ATGGGAGCAGACAAAAAACGCCAACGCGAGGACGGCCCCGTCGaggccaccacctcttccaccgaccaatcctcctccaaccccaacaaaaGACCCAGAGTCGACAAAAACCGATCCCTCTTCGTCcgatccctccccccatcagccACCAGCGAGTCCCTCAccaacttcttctcccaaCATTACCCCGTCAAACACGCCACCGTCGTCCTcgaccccaaaaccaaaacctcccGCGGCTACGGCTTCGTCTCCTTTGCCGACCCCGAGGATGCCATCGaggccaagatcaagctcAACAACGAGCTCCTCGACGGCCGCAGGTTGAGGCTCGACATTGCCCAGCCCCGTCTCCGCGATGCCGCGAAGGCTAGCACCGAGGTCGCTGCAAGAGTCGTCACCGAAAAGCGccagcgggaggaggagctggctgaGCAGAGAAAGGCACCCAAGCTTATTATTCGTAACTTGCCTTGGAGCATCAAGTCGTCGGAGCAGCTCGCCAAGCTGTTCCAGCCTTTTGGCAAGATCAAGTTTGCGGATTTGCCCAATTCGAAGGGGAAGCTTTCTGGTTTTGGTTTCGTCACGCTTCGGGGTCGCAAGAATGCggagaaggcgttggaggctATTAATGGCAAGGAGATTGACGGGCGGACGGTGGCGGTTGATTGGGCGGTTGATAAGCAGACTTGGGAGCAGCacaaggaggaagaggagggtggtgaggagaccaagactgagaagaagaaggccaagaaggcgaaaaaggaggaggagaaggaagaggaggaggacccgAACATGACACAGGAGGATCGCGATCTAGCGAATTTCTTCAAGAATTACGGCAAGAAtcttgaggatgaggtggaggatgatgatgaagatgtcaacagcgaggacgaggacgaagatgatgacgaggagaaggattcagacgaggagatggacgaggatggcgatgccgagtttgaggatgcatcagacgacgaggaggaagaggcagagCCGGAAAAGAAGTTGTCCACTGacaactccaccaccgtcttcATCCGCAACCTCCCTTACACCGCCACCGACGAGCAGCTTAAGGCCCACTTTGAAACCTTTGGTGCAGTCAGGTACGCCCGCGTGGTCAAAGAGCGCGGCACCGACCGGCCCGCGGGTACTGGATTCGtctgcttcttcaaccacgaCGACTATGTCTCCTGCCTCAAGGGCGCTCCCCGTCGCCCTGCCCCCACGCTGGCCAAGCACTCCGTCCTGCAGGACGAAACCCTCGACCCCGAGGGAACGTACACCCTTGACGGCCGCATCCTCCAGGTCGCCCCTGCCGTTGACAAGAGCGAGGCTGCGCGGCTGCAAGAAATGAGCGCGtccaagaaggacaaggacaagcgCCGTCTTTTTCTGCTTCAGGAGGGTCAAATCCCCGCTAGCTCGCCCGTTTTCAGGACGCTCTCCGATCAGGAGATCAAGATGCGTGAGGCGAGCGCgaagcagaggaagaagcttATTGAGAGCAACCCGGCGCTTCACATCTCGCTCACCCGCCTGGCGGTAAGGAATATTCCTGCTAATATGGACTCTAAGGCCCTGAAGGCGTTGGCcagggaggcggtggtgggttttGCGAAGGATGTcaaggaagggaagaggGCGCCGCTTTCGAAGGAGGAGAATCTCCGGGGTGGTGAGCAGGAtaaggaggcggagaggcacaggaaggagaaggggaagggggtggttaAGCAAGCCAAGATTGTGTTTGAGACGGTGCAGGGGAGCAAgattgatgagaagaaggcggagggaggggggaagagcaGGGGGTATGGGTTTATTGAGTACACCTCGCACCGCTGGgcgttgatggggttgaggtggcTGAATGGTCATGCGATGAAGAGTGAGGCGGGGAAGACGAGCAGGTTGATTGTGGAGTTTGCTATTGAGAATGCGAATGTTgtgcagaggaggaggcagcatGAGCAGAAGAttcgggaggaggggccgaggGCGCCGGGGtcgagggcggagagggagaagagggagagggagagggagagggggaggaagaacaggtgggagaggaaggaggagaagaagaggccaGATACGTGGAATAAGAGTagcaaggggaagaagagtgCTGTtcccaaggaggagaagggtaAGGCGGAGCCGCAGacgaaggaggggaagaagaatgcggaggctAAGTTGGCCATGAGGACGAAGATtgtggcgaggaagagggagatgaggaagaagaaggcggagcTCAGGGGTGAGAAGTAA
- the LAS21 gene encoding major facilitator superfamily transporter protein (EggNog:ENOG503NW8U; COG:T): MSPRRSRDGGILSTLLLVAANLLVPIAIFVFGKGFFPYKPLLPGLATYGESSVYGEPPKAQFDKLVFMVVDALRSDFVYTANSGFKFTQSLIRDGGALPFTAHATSPTVTMPRLKAITTGSIPSFLDVVLNLDEGDESSSLASQDTWLAQMKRKKKGKLVMYGDDTWLKLFPGMFDRFEGTTSFFVSDFTEVDSNVTRHVPEELERKDWNTLVLHYLGLDHIGHKGGPRSPHMLNKQHEMDGIVKQIYQAIESKDHLKSTLFVVCGDHGMNDAGNHGASSAGETSPALLFLSPKLKKLNKRLRAPLPENPDFQYYDTVEQSDLAPTLAALMGVPISKNNLGATIPDFLPFWSSSEVKAEILMRNADQIMQVAHAAFGQKMYEWSFKEDGKPETDDEKLAAGYMEFEQLYQQVYRGASPDLYQEMIPKAGNWLHEAQSFLSGMASNYDTPQMLLGFGIALSALVLALISSPTLPSIPFSLVTLAYGAMMFASSYVEEEQHFWYWGTTAWFGYLLQHLTFGLSSLPIWLSFATSIGLVLAAFTFKVAFVVEDAPELLTEFVKKMLEINFSGGGRELVERARAVFIGLGILMAASLGFMGAKKQISQGQPGVFTALTELTLFLVTQSRVTDIPLFLLYNLQFRLLLSYVPELELGEITLSSLLLQYASFFAQGGSNAISSIDLSSAYNGIATYNATFVGILTFLSNWAGPVYWAVATVILLLSKRQHLLSRRRGGEEGNVYKLHVSLMTVFITAATAAVMGACGVLRDHLFIWTVFSPKYLYVVAWAGGVHLGVNVGMGGLLYWLGVREGSGREKA, from the exons ATGTCGCCGCGTCGCAGTCGCGATGGCGGCATCTTGAGCActctgctgctggtggcAGCAAATCTTCTGGTTCCAATCGCCATATTCGTCTTTGGCAAGGGGTTTTTTCCCTACAAGCCACTTCTCCCTGGTCTTGCGACGTATGGCGAGAGCTCCGTTTATGGCGAGCCACCAAAGGCGCAGTTTGACAAGCTGGTGTTTATGGTTGTTGATGCGTTGCGGAG TGATTTTGTCTACACAGCAAACAGCGGCTTCAAATTTACCCAATC ACTGATTCGCGATGGGGGTGCTCTACCGTTCACGGCACATGCCACTTCGCCGACTGTTACGATGCCACGGCTCAAGGCGATAACCACGGGGTCTATTCCTTCGTTCCTGGATGTGGTGCTTAAtctggatgagggggatgaaaGCTCAAGCTTGGCGTCGCAGGATACGTGGTTGGCgcagatgaagaggaagaagaaggggaagctgGTCATGTACGGAGATGATACATGGTTGAAGCTGTTTCCGGGCATGTTTGACCGCTTTGAGGGGACGACTAGCTTTTTTGTTTCG GACTTTACCGAGGTCGACAGTAACGTCACGAGGCATGTTCCAGAGGAactggagaggaaggattgGAATACTCTGGTTTTGCATTATCTTGGGTTGGATCATATTGGGCACAAGGGCGGGCCGAGGAG CCCCCATATGCTCAACAAGCAGCACGAGATGGACGGCATCGTCAAGCAAATCTACCAGGCCATCGAGTCCAAAGACCACCTCAAGTCAACCCTCTTTGTCGTCTGCGGAGACCACGGCATGAACGACGCCGGCAACCACggcgcctcctccgctgGAGAGACATCCCCAGCCTTGTtgttcctctcccccaagctcaagaagctcaacaaGAGACTTCGAGCACCGCTGCCAGAGAACCCCGACTTCCAGTACTACGACACCGTCGAGCAGTCCGATCTGGCGCCCACTCTTGCCGCCTTGATGGGCGTTCCAATCTCCAAGAACAACCTCGGCGCGACCATCCCTGACTTTTTGCCGTTTTGGTCTAGCAGTGAAGTCAAGGCCGAGATTCTCATGCGCAACGCGGATCAAATCATGCAGGTGGCCCACGCGGCTTTTGGCCAAAAGATGTATGAGTGGTCCTTTAAGGAAGACGGCAAGCCCGAGACAGACGATGAGAAGCTAGCTGCCGGTTACATGGAATTTGAGCAGTTGTATCAACAAGTCTACCGAGGAGCCAGTCCTGACCTTTACCAGGAAATGATCCCCAAAGCAGGAAAC TGGCTCCACGAAGCCCaatccttcctctccggCATGGCGAGCAACTATGACACTCCACAAATGCTCCTCGGTTTTGGAATCGCCCTTTCGGCCCTCGTCCTCGctctcatctcctcccccaccctcccatccatccccttctccctcgtcaCTCTCGCCTACGGCGCAATGATGTTCGCCAGCAGCTACGTCGAAGAGGAGCAGCACTTCTGGTACTGGGGCACAACCGCCTGGTTCGGCTACCTCCTC CAACATCTCACCTTTGGTCTCTCCAGCCTGCCAATCTGGCTTTCTTTTGCGACGTCGATTGGACTTGTGCTCGCGGCATTCACCTTCAAGGTTGCctttgtggtggaggatgcgccGGAATTGTTGACAGAGTTTGTGAAGAAAATGCTGGAGATTAATTTcagtggtggggggagggagctggtggagagagCGCGGGCGGTGTTTATCGGGTTGGGGATCCTGATGGCTGCTAGTCTGGGATTCATGGGGGCGAAGAAGCAGATTAGCCAGGGGCAGCCGGGGGTTTTCACTGCTTTGACGGAGCTGACGCTTTTTTTGGTGACGCAGAGCAGGGTTACTGATATCCCGCTTTTTTTGCTTTATAATCTTCAGTTCAGGCTACTACTCTCGTATGTACCGGAGTTGGAGCTGGGGGAGATTACGCTGTCGAGTCTACTGCTGCAGTACGCCTCGTTCTTCGCACAAGGCGGCTCCAACGCCATCAGCTCGATCGATTTATCGTCGGCGTATAATGGGATCGCAACGTACAACGCGACGTTCGTGGGGATATTGACGTTCTTGTCGAACTGGGCTGGGCCGGTGTATTGGGCGGTAGCGACGGTGATTTTGCTGCTGAGCAAACGACAACATCTGCTgagccgccgccggggaggggaagagggaaatGTGTACAAGTTGCACGTCTCCCTCATGACGGTGTTTATCACCGCGGCGACGGCTGCGGTCATGGGGGCTTgtggggtgttgagggatCATTTGTTTATTTGGACGGTTTTCAGCCCAAAGTATCTTTATGTTGTTGCCTGGGCTGGGGGGGTGCATTTGGGGGTGAATGtcgggatggggggtttgttgtATTGGCTTGGGGTcagggaggggagtgggagggagaaggcgtGA
- a CDS encoding hypothetical protein (EggNog:ENOG503P7AT; COG:S) gives MGKSSRASTIKQNNRKLKANVFGPVEAARAERLHAKLAELIAQPKPVKEVEMNDEPVDEEAKEVEAEKEEAAMEVDEKPAAPYKEKERKRRGKKSNIVFRKKGPKTNSKKK, from the exons ATGGGCAAGAGTTCGAGAGCCAGCACtatcaaacaaaacaaccggAAACTCAAGGCCAATGTCTTCGGGCCCGTCGAGGCGGCTCGTGCTGAGCGTCTACATGCCAAGTTGGCAGAGCTCATTGCGCAGCCCAAGCCTGTGAAGGAGGTCGAGATGAACGACG AGCccgtggatgaggaggccaaggaggttgaggctgagaaggaggagg CTGCcatggaggttgatgagaagCCAGCGGCGCCatacaaggagaaggagcgcaAGCGGAGAGGCAAAAAGTCCAACATTGTCTTCCGCAAGAAGGGCCCCAAGaccaacagcaagaagaaaTGA